In Streptomyces sp. NBC_01426, one genomic interval encodes:
- a CDS encoding CbtA family protein, translated as MNPISPRVLLVRGMLAGLLAGVAAFLVAYLLGESKVDAAIAIEEAGAHEHGDEGAPVSRALQATAGLGTGTLLYGVAIGGIAALVFCYALGRIGRFGPRATALLVSGGLFLTVNLVPFIKYPSNPPAVGDPETVTQRTTLFVLMIALSVLLGVGALILGRRLAPRLGNWNASIVAAFAFLVAIGLSYALLPGINEVPEGFPAALVWQFRLATLALQAVTWATFGLAFGHLAERALVPATPAQEAVPTS; from the coding sequence ATGAACCCCATCTCCCCCAGAGTCCTGCTCGTGCGGGGCATGCTCGCCGGCCTCTTGGCCGGCGTGGCCGCCTTCCTCGTCGCCTATCTCCTCGGCGAGTCCAAGGTGGACGCCGCGATCGCCATCGAGGAGGCCGGCGCCCACGAGCACGGCGACGAGGGCGCCCCCGTCAGCCGTGCCCTCCAGGCCACGGCCGGCCTCGGCACCGGCACCCTCCTGTACGGCGTCGCGATCGGCGGCATCGCGGCGCTCGTCTTCTGCTACGCCCTGGGCCGCATCGGTCGCTTCGGCCCGCGGGCCACGGCCCTGTTGGTCTCCGGTGGGCTCTTCCTCACCGTCAACCTGGTGCCGTTCATCAAGTACCCCTCCAACCCCCCGGCCGTCGGCGACCCCGAGACGGTCACCCAGCGGACCACCCTCTTCGTGCTGATGATCGCGTTGAGCGTGCTGCTGGGCGTGGGTGCGCTGATCCTGGGTCGGCGCCTCGCACCGAGGCTCGGCAACTGGAACGCGTCGATCGTCGCCGCGTTCGCGTTCCTCGTGGCGATCGGCCTGTCCTATGCGCTGCTGCCCGGCATCAACGAGGTGCCGGAAGGCTTCCCGGCGGCGCTGGTCTGGCAGTTCCGACTCGCCACCCTCGCCCTCCAGGCCGTCACGTGGGCGACTTTCGGCCTCGCCTTCGGACATCTAGCCGAACGCGCCCTTGTCCCCGCGACCCCGGCCCAGGAGGCTGTGCCGACGAGTTGA
- a CDS encoding CbtB domain-containing protein: MAQSAVPTTAPAAVAPISLSALAPWAVFAGVLMLVLLYLVGAEQGATAIFEGDTIHEWMHDGRHLLGFPCH; the protein is encoded by the coding sequence ATGGCTCAGTCCGCCGTGCCCACGACGGCTCCCGCCGCCGTTGCCCCGATTTCCCTCTCCGCGCTGGCCCCCTGGGCCGTCTTCGCGGGCGTCCTCATGCTCGTCCTGCTGTACCTCGTCGGCGCTGAACAGGGCGCCACCGCGATCTTCGAGGGCGACACCATCCACGAGTGGATGCACGACGGTCGTCACCTCCTCGGGTTCCCCTGCCACTGA
- a CDS encoding histidine phosphatase family protein: MASVRSVPPRSVVRVHLVTPPSSPDGRPGTFGRGEPVPGHEGLRGLAVGAWAGRALEEVAAEDPEAVGAWLTDPGFAPPGGESVAALIARVGAHLAALAPGTHRVVVEQAVVRAAVVHALELPAPVFWRLDARPDTVTTLTGRSGRWNLLLGRPDPDAG; this comes from the coding sequence ATGGCCTCTGTGCGTTCCGTGCCCCCGCGATCCGTCGTCCGCGTCCACCTGGTCACCCCGCCGTCGAGCCCCGACGGCCGCCCCGGGACGTTCGGCCGCGGGGAACCCGTCCCGGGCCACGAGGGCCTGCGCGGCCTCGCCGTCGGGGCGTGGGCGGGACGGGCGTTGGAGGAGGTCGCGGCCGAGGACCCGGAGGCCGTGGGGGCGTGGCTGACCGACCCCGGATTCGCGCCTCCCGGCGGGGAGTCGGTGGCCGCGCTGATCGCCCGGGTCGGCGCGCACCTGGCCGCCCTGGCCCCCGGAACGCACCGGGTGGTGGTCGAGCAGGCCGTCGTACGGGCGGCGGTGGTGCACGCCCTGGAACTGCCGGCCCCGGTGTTCTGGCGCCTCGACGCGCGGCCCGACACGGTCACCACCCTCACCGGCCGCTCCGGCCGCTGGAACCTGCTCCTGGGCCGCCCCGACCCTGACGCCGGATGA
- the pucL gene encoding factor-independent urate hydroxylase: MSKHVLAQNQYGKAENRIVKVTRKGSDGSWHEIRDLNVSVALRGEFRDVHLTGDNANCLPTDTTKNTVYAFAKEHGIDSPEAFGILLARHFVSSQVPIREAQIRIEEFVWERIPVPTRKEQHSFVLKGQEVRTAQVTFSETTGLQVISGLKDLTVMNSTNSEFHGYIKDKYTTLQEAYDRILATKVTSRWAHSALASEDSAYDWDQSYKKVRKHLLEAFAETYSYSLQQTLNQMAERVLDNCPKVNEVRLNLPNKHHFLVDLEPFGLKNDNEVYFAADRMYGLIEGTIHRDGVRPVIATSDWIVA; encoded by the coding sequence ATGAGCAAGCACGTCCTGGCGCAGAACCAGTACGGCAAGGCCGAGAACCGCATCGTCAAGGTCACCCGCAAGGGCAGCGACGGTTCCTGGCACGAGATCCGCGACCTCAACGTCTCCGTGGCCCTGCGCGGCGAGTTCCGCGACGTCCACCTGACCGGTGACAACGCCAACTGCCTGCCGACCGACACCACCAAGAACACCGTGTACGCCTTCGCCAAGGAACACGGCATCGACTCTCCCGAGGCCTTCGGCATCCTGCTCGCCAGGCACTTCGTCTCCTCCCAGGTGCCGATCCGCGAGGCGCAGATCCGCATCGAGGAGTTCGTGTGGGAGCGGATCCCGGTCCCCACGCGCAAGGAGCAGCACTCCTTCGTCCTCAAGGGCCAGGAAGTGCGCACCGCGCAGGTCACGTTCAGCGAGACGACGGGCCTCCAGGTCATCTCCGGGCTGAAGGACCTGACGGTGATGAACTCGACGAACTCCGAGTTCCACGGCTACATCAAGGACAAGTACACGACCCTCCAGGAGGCGTACGACCGCATCCTGGCGACCAAGGTGACCTCGCGGTGGGCGCACTCGGCCCTGGCCTCCGAGGACTCCGCGTACGACTGGGACCAGTCGTACAAGAAGGTGCGCAAGCACCTGCTGGAGGCCTTCGCGGAGACCTACTCGTACTCGCTCCAGCAGACCCTGAACCAGATGGCCGAGCGGGTGTTGGACAACTGCCCCAAGGTCAACGAGGTCCGGCTGAACCTGCCCAACAAGCACCACTTCCTGGTCGACCTGGAGCCCTTCGGCCTCAAGAACGACAACGAGGTCTACTTCGCGGCGGACCGGATGTACGGCCTGATCGAGGGCACCATCCACCGTGACGGCGTGCGGCCCGTCATCGCCACCAGCGACTGGATCGTGGCGTAA
- a CDS encoding aspartate aminotransferase family protein — MNAEADALAAVKDADRKHVFHSWSAQELIDPLAVAGAEGSYFWDYQGNRFLDFSSALVYTNIGYQHPRVAAAIAEQAAKLCTVAPGFAVDVRSEAARLIAERTPGDLDKVFFTNAGAEAVENAVRMARLHTGRPKVLSAYRSYHGATSTAINLTGDARRFGNDTATAGVVHFWGPFLYRSPFHATTEAEESARALRHLEDTIVFEGPQSIAAIILETVGGAPGVLVPPAGYLAGVRALCDRYGIVFILDEIMVGFGRTGAWFAADHWDVTPDLLCFAKGVTSGYVPLGGVAISAAIAETFARRPYPGGLTYSGHVLACAAAVATINVMEEEDTVGRSARTGADLLGPGLRALAERHPAVGEVRGMGTFWALELVRDPSTREPLVPYNASGADNAPMAAFGAACKKGGLWPLIAGNRIHVAPACNISAEDVAKGLAILDEALSVADAHMA; from the coding sequence ATGAACGCAGAAGCCGACGCCCTCGCCGCCGTGAAAGACGCCGACCGGAAGCACGTCTTCCACTCCTGGTCGGCGCAAGAGCTCATCGACCCGCTCGCCGTCGCGGGGGCCGAGGGCTCGTACTTCTGGGACTACCAGGGCAATCGGTTCCTCGACTTCTCCAGCGCGCTCGTCTACACCAACATCGGCTACCAGCACCCCCGGGTCGCCGCCGCCATCGCGGAGCAGGCCGCCAAGCTGTGCACCGTCGCCCCCGGCTTCGCCGTGGACGTCCGCTCCGAGGCCGCCCGGCTGATCGCCGAGCGCACCCCCGGCGACCTCGACAAGGTCTTCTTCACGAACGCGGGCGCGGAGGCCGTGGAGAACGCCGTACGGATGGCCCGACTGCACACCGGACGGCCCAAGGTGCTGTCCGCGTACCGCTCGTACCACGGGGCCACCTCCACCGCGATCAACCTGACCGGTGACGCCCGCCGCTTCGGCAACGACACCGCGACCGCGGGCGTCGTGCACTTCTGGGGCCCGTTCCTCTACCGCTCGCCCTTCCACGCGACCACCGAGGCCGAGGAATCCGCCCGTGCCCTGCGGCACTTGGAGGACACCATCGTCTTCGAGGGCCCGCAGTCCATTGCCGCGATCATCCTGGAGACCGTGGGCGGCGCCCCGGGCGTGCTCGTGCCCCCGGCCGGCTACCTGGCGGGCGTGCGCGCGCTCTGCGACCGGTACGGCATCGTCTTCATCCTGGACGAGATCATGGTCGGCTTCGGTCGGACCGGCGCGTGGTTCGCCGCCGACCACTGGGACGTCACCCCCGACCTGCTCTGCTTCGCCAAGGGCGTGACCAGCGGATACGTCCCGCTCGGCGGGGTCGCCATCTCCGCCGCCATCGCGGAGACCTTCGCCCGCCGGCCCTACCCGGGCGGGCTCACGTACTCCGGGCACGTGCTCGCCTGCGCCGCCGCCGTCGCGACGATCAACGTGATGGAGGAGGAGGACACCGTCGGGCGGTCCGCCCGCACCGGCGCGGACCTGCTGGGCCCCGGCCTGCGCGCCCTCGCCGAGCGGCACCCCGCCGTCGGCGAGGTCCGGGGCATGGGCACCTTCTGGGCGTTGGAACTCGTCCGGGACCCGTCGACGCGCGAGCCGCTGGTCCCGTACAACGCCTCGGGCGCCGACAACGCGCCGATGGCCGCGTTCGGGGCCGCCTGCAAGAAGGGCGGGCTGTGGCCGCTGATCGCCGGCAACCGCATCCACGTCGCCCCGGCCTGCAACATCTCCGCCGAGGACGTGGCCAAGGGCCTGGCGATCCTCGACGAGGCCCTCTCGGTCGCCGACGCGCACATGGCCTGA
- a CDS encoding ATP-binding protein translates to MLLLVSEVVTNACLHAGGPRELVLRHAPGRLRVEVSDDNPEPPRRRVSGDRGRPGGHGLVVLERLARSWGAQPSGGAGVGKTVWLEVPGPGTDSARTPEQGPGPDPGRSTPRP, encoded by the coding sequence GTGCTCCTCCTGGTCTCCGAAGTGGTGACCAACGCCTGCCTGCACGCGGGCGGGCCCCGCGAACTCGTCCTGCGACACGCCCCCGGACGCCTGCGCGTCGAGGTCAGCGACGACAACCCCGAGCCTCCGCGGCGGCGGGTGTCGGGAGACCGCGGTCGGCCGGGAGGACACGGCCTCGTCGTCCTGGAGCGACTCGCACGGAGCTGGGGGGCGCAGCCGTCGGGCGGCGCGGGGGTCGGCAAGACGGTCTGGCTGGAAGTGCCGGGTCCGGGGACCGACTCGGCTCGGACTCCCGAGCAGGGGCCCGGTCCGGATCCGGGTCGGTCGACTCCGCGTCCGTGA
- a CDS encoding PaaX family transcriptional regulator C-terminal domain-containing protein produces MIPTRLVVHALVREDSTVDAGELYEVAGALGMTDQQVRLCVKRLAAEGRFEVEGRGRRAVLRAVGPGGGLPAVPEVEYVRHAYRQDRGLEPWDGVWHVFAFAVPESARAARDALRDALTGLGAAPLQGGLYVTPNPIGPYVRARAAELGVGAALTCLGTRDLEVGGTDDPRALAARLWPLAQIAERYEALRELASRPEPGPSEPGPSERGSSDSGPVHPLARAVELAAAFSEAMLPDPLLPPELLPRPWPGAAARAAAARAWDRLDSTAPSPGPRLFRLYARALGPDPDEPRDTPG; encoded by the coding sequence ATGATCCCCACCCGGCTGGTGGTGCACGCGCTGGTCCGCGAGGACAGCACGGTCGACGCCGGCGAGCTGTACGAGGTCGCCGGCGCGCTCGGCATGACCGACCAGCAGGTCCGCCTGTGCGTGAAACGACTGGCGGCGGAGGGCCGCTTCGAGGTCGAGGGGCGGGGGCGGCGGGCCGTGCTGCGCGCGGTGGGTCCGGGCGGCGGACTGCCGGCCGTCCCCGAGGTGGAGTACGTCCGGCACGCCTACCGGCAGGACCGGGGCCTGGAGCCCTGGGACGGGGTCTGGCACGTGTTCGCCTTCGCGGTACCCGAATCCGCGCGGGCGGCCCGGGACGCCCTGCGGGACGCCCTGACGGGCCTGGGGGCGGCGCCGTTGCAGGGCGGGCTGTACGTGACCCCGAACCCGATCGGGCCGTACGTCCGCGCCCGGGCCGCCGAACTGGGGGTGGGGGCCGCACTGACCTGCCTCGGCACCCGGGACCTGGAGGTCGGCGGGACGGACGACCCGCGGGCCCTCGCGGCCCGGCTGTGGCCACTGGCGCAGATCGCGGAACGGTACGAGGCGCTGCGCGAGCTGGCGTCACGCCCCGAGCCGGGGCCGTCGGAGCCGGGGCCGTCGGAGCGGGGGTCGTCCGACTCGGGGCCCGTCCACCCGCTGGCACGCGCGGTGGAACTGGCGGCGGCGTTCTCCGAGGCGATGCTCCCGGACCCGCTGCTGCCGCCCGAGCTGCTGCCCCGACCCTGGCCCGGCGCGGCGGCCCGCGCGGCCGCCGCCCGCGCCTGGGACCGGCTCGACTCCACCGCCCCGTCCCCGGGGCCCCGCCTGTTCCGGCTGTACGCGCGGGCCCTGGGACCGGACCCGGACGAGCCGCGCGATACGCCCGGGTAG
- a CDS encoding GNAT family N-acetyltransferase, which produces MTTTLLRGLPEGAEERVAELYWEAFGHKLGAALGPAGPGRRFIADHLHADRALTVLAEDGRVLGVAGYQLAGRGLVGGDAAAIRAGYGQVRGLYRVFLLALLERTPARGELVMDGIAVDPARRGEGIGALLLDGVEEVAAEQGCRRIRLDVVEENPRARALYERRGFRAVKVRRTPWLRDVLGFGAVTTMHKAVTVR; this is translated from the coding sequence ATGACGACGACATTGCTGCGCGGACTGCCCGAGGGCGCCGAGGAACGGGTGGCCGAGCTCTACTGGGAGGCCTTCGGCCACAAACTCGGCGCCGCCCTCGGGCCCGCCGGGCCGGGGCGCCGGTTCATCGCGGACCACCTGCACGCGGACCGGGCCCTGACCGTCCTCGCCGAGGACGGTCGAGTGCTGGGCGTCGCCGGGTACCAACTCGCGGGCCGCGGCCTCGTCGGCGGTGACGCGGCCGCGATCAGGGCCGGGTACGGGCAGGTCAGGGGCCTGTACCGGGTGTTCCTGCTGGCCCTGTTGGAACGCACCCCGGCCCGCGGCGAGCTGGTCATGGACGGCATCGCCGTGGACCCCGCCCGGCGGGGCGAGGGCATCGGCGCCCTGCTGCTGGACGGCGTCGAGGAGGTCGCCGCCGAGCAGGGCTGCCGGCGGATCCGGCTGGACGTGGTCGAGGAGAACCCGCGGGCGCGGGCCCTGTACGAGCGGCGCGGCTTCCGGGCCGTGAAGGTGCGGCGGACGCCGTGGCTGCGGGACGTCCTGGGCTTCGGGGCCGTCACGACGATGCACAAGGCGGTGACGGTCCGATGA
- a CDS encoding alpha/beta hydrolase family protein, with amino-acid sequence MSRTRRTIRTLLLLALAAALLLTGVVVWQNDYDLREQQVTVPAAGHELSGVLATPTTGRGPYPLVVFVHGDGEVDATHDGFYRPYWEAFARAGYASLSLDKPTDWLDQTMDDRARESLDALAWAGRRPEIDRSRIGLWGASQAGWVLPKVAARAPAPGVRFVIAVGTAVNWERQGEYNLRAELRDEGAGPERVAAALRRRETTGALLRRGAGYEEYRASPDADPQLTAGRWTFIGRNHTADATADLRAMPHLPVLLISGADDLNVDGAETETVYRATLAPGTLTVRRYPGATHSLVRTPVERSSWRLPLTALFAPRALFPPGLLDDQRAFLAAQTP; translated from the coding sequence ATGTCCCGCACACGACGCACCATCCGCACGCTCCTCCTCCTCGCCCTGGCCGCCGCGCTCCTCCTCACCGGGGTCGTCGTCTGGCAGAACGACTACGACCTGCGCGAACAACAGGTCACCGTCCCCGCCGCCGGGCACGAACTGTCCGGGGTGCTCGCCACCCCCACCACCGGCCGGGGGCCCTACCCCCTGGTCGTGTTCGTGCACGGCGACGGCGAGGTCGACGCCACGCACGACGGGTTCTACCGCCCCTACTGGGAGGCCTTCGCCCGCGCCGGCTACGCCTCCCTCTCCCTCGACAAGCCCACCGACTGGCTCGACCAGACCATGGACGACCGGGCCCGCGAGAGCCTCGACGCCCTCGCCTGGGCGGGCCGGCGACCCGAGATCGACCGGTCCCGGATCGGGCTCTGGGGCGCCAGCCAGGCCGGCTGGGTCCTGCCCAAGGTGGCCGCGCGGGCCCCGGCGCCCGGGGTCCGCTTCGTGATCGCCGTCGGCACCGCCGTGAACTGGGAGCGCCAGGGGGAGTACAACCTGCGCGCGGAACTGCGCGACGAGGGCGCCGGCCCGGAGCGCGTCGCGGCCGCCCTGCGCCGCAGGGAGACGACCGGCGCGCTGCTGCGGCGCGGCGCCGGCTACGAGGAGTACCGCGCGAGCCCCGACGCCGATCCGCAACTGACGGCCGGGCGCTGGACGTTCATCGGGCGCAACCACACGGCCGACGCGACCGCCGACCTGCGGGCGATGCCGCACCTGCCCGTGCTGCTGATCTCGGGCGCCGACGACCTGAACGTCGACGGCGCCGAGACCGAGACCGTGTACCGGGCGACGCTCGCCCCCGGCACCCTCACGGTCCGCCGCTATCCGGGGGCCACCCACTCCCTGGTCCGCACCCCCGTCGAACGGTCCTCGTGGCGGCTGCCGCTGACGGCGCTCTTCGCCCCGAGGGCGCTCTTCCCGCCGGGCCTCCTCGACGACCAGCGGGCCTTCCTCGCCGCGCAAACTCCCTGA
- a CDS encoding DHA2 family efflux MFS transporter permease subunit, producing the protein MTTTEPAALRRTATPVPSPLAIAMVVVLGSFMTVLDTTILGVALGGLSRHFASPLATVQWTATAYTLALATVIPLTAWAAARFGTTRLYVTSIALFTAGSALAGLAWNIETLIAFRVLQGLGGGMVMPLGMAIVLNAASPGTKGRMMGLLGLPVLVGPLVGPVLGGWLVDEASWRWIFFVNVPVGLLAVALAARILPRDTTRASRPLDVVGLLTLSPGLAALIYGLATGGEHGDFASPTALVPTVVGAVLVAAFVVRALKARTPLLDLRLLRVRAFSAGVGTMALFAGAYFGALMLVPMYYQLVRGESATVSGLLGIPQVLATGIALQIASRLTDRVPAGRIVPVGVSLAVLGYAAFTAQIGDAEVPYWRLMAALTVAGAGVGMTMMPTITGATRGFGPDRVPAASTLLNINSQISGSIGMALFSVLLTTARPAAAA; encoded by the coding sequence ATGACCACCACCGAACCGGCCGCTCTCCGGCGGACCGCGACTCCCGTCCCCTCCCCGCTCGCGATCGCCATGGTGGTGGTCCTCGGCTCGTTCATGACGGTGCTCGACACCACCATCCTCGGCGTGGCCCTGGGGGGCCTCTCGCGCCACTTCGCCTCCCCGCTCGCCACCGTCCAGTGGACCGCGACCGCCTACACCCTCGCGCTCGCCACCGTCATCCCGCTCACCGCGTGGGCGGCGGCCCGCTTCGGCACGACGCGGCTCTACGTCACCTCCATCGCCCTGTTCACGGCCGGTTCGGCCCTCGCCGGGCTGGCCTGGAACATCGAGACCCTGATCGCGTTCCGGGTCCTCCAGGGCCTCGGCGGCGGCATGGTGATGCCGCTCGGGATGGCCATCGTGCTGAACGCCGCCTCCCCCGGGACCAAGGGCCGGATGATGGGCCTCCTCGGTCTTCCGGTGCTGGTGGGGCCGCTGGTCGGACCGGTGCTCGGCGGGTGGCTCGTGGACGAGGCCTCCTGGCGGTGGATCTTCTTCGTCAACGTGCCGGTCGGGCTCCTCGCGGTGGCCCTGGCCGCGCGGATCCTGCCCCGCGACACCACCCGCGCGTCCCGCCCGCTCGACGTCGTCGGCCTGCTGACGCTCTCCCCGGGCCTCGCGGCGCTGATCTACGGGCTGGCCACGGGCGGCGAGCACGGCGACTTCGCCTCGCCCACCGCGCTGGTGCCCACCGTCGTCGGCGCGGTGCTGGTGGCCGCCTTCGTCGTACGGGCGCTCAAGGCCCGTACGCCGCTGCTGGACCTGCGGCTCCTGCGGGTACGGGCCTTCTCGGCCGGGGTGGGCACGATGGCGCTGTTCGCGGGAGCCTACTTCGGGGCGCTGATGCTGGTGCCCATGTACTACCAGCTCGTACGCGGTGAAAGCGCCACGGTGTCGGGGCTGTTGGGCATCCCGCAGGTGCTGGCGACCGGGATCGCCCTCCAGATCGCGAGCCGGCTCACCGACCGGGTCCCGGCGGGGCGGATCGTGCCGGTCGGGGTGTCGCTGGCGGTGCTCGGCTACGCGGCGTTCACGGCCCAGATCGGCGACGCCGAGGTCCCGTACTGGCGGCTGATGGCCGCGCTGACGGTGGCCGGCGCGGGGGTCGGGATGACGATGATGCCGACCATCACCGGGGCGACCCGCGGGTTCGGCCCGGACCGGGTCCCGGCCGCGAGCACCCTGCTGAACATCAACTCGCAGATCTCCGGGTCGATCGGCATGGCGCTGTTCTCGGTGCTGCTGACCACGGCGCGGCCGGCAGCGGCGGCCTGA
- a CDS encoding NADPH-dependent FMN reductase — MENNLRLALVIGSTREGRFGPTVADWFAPIARLHADFDLDVIDVAALELPDVHPDWGTEPTPGLTALRARVEAADAYVVLTPEYNHSYPAHLKHFIDLHHSEWRAKPVGFVSYGGQAGGLRAVEHLRQIFAELHCVTVRDVVSFHSAWDHFGEGGRADDPAGAAGAAKVLLDQLAWWGRTLHEGRAARPYGN, encoded by the coding sequence ATGGAAAACAACCTGCGTCTCGCCCTCGTCATCGGCTCCACCCGCGAAGGCCGCTTCGGCCCGACCGTCGCGGACTGGTTCGCCCCGATCGCCCGTCTGCACGCCGACTTCGACCTGGACGTCATCGACGTCGCCGCGCTGGAGCTGCCCGACGTTCATCCCGACTGGGGCACCGAGCCGACCCCGGGACTGACCGCGCTGCGGGCCCGGGTCGAAGCGGCCGACGCCTACGTCGTCCTCACCCCCGAGTACAACCACAGTTACCCCGCCCACCTCAAGCACTTCATCGACCTGCACCACTCCGAGTGGAGGGCCAAGCCGGTCGGCTTCGTGTCGTACGGCGGCCAGGCCGGCGGGCTGCGCGCCGTCGAGCACCTGCGCCAGATCTTCGCCGAACTGCACTGCGTGACCGTCCGGGACGTCGTCAGCTTCCACTCCGCCTGGGACCACTTCGGCGAGGGCGGTCGGGCGGACGACCCGGCGGGCGCCGCCGGCGCGGCCAAGGTCCTGCTCGACCAGCTCGCCTGGTGGGGACGGACCCTGCACGAGGGCCGTGCGGCCCGCCCGTACGGCAACTGA